The following proteins come from a genomic window of Paramicrobacterium humi:
- a CDS encoding DarT ssDNA thymidine ADP-ribosyltransferase family protein produces the protein MSDECRHGFEAGLCAICYPPKTPETSSAPRETASRTSTPRASTRASSRTSTARGSASVAKPVRVDQMRLYHVTHVRNLPSILAGGSILSDDLLHDDERSDAAQIMLSSAENRAARRRITIEDAAVSAYVPLFLSPDAAVWSSIRSRTPNVRISAEAARLAPNDFVMLVTSVASLRALDAEVVVADGDAAAGLTRFAADPVQADRMLARFALDADDAAQSAAEVLVRDELPLTALSMIGVASIQLREKVKRMLADAGLRTKVATYQPWFAPSA, from the coding sequence TTGAGCGACGAATGTAGGCACGGCTTCGAAGCCGGGCTGTGCGCCATCTGCTATCCCCCCAAGACCCCCGAGACCTCATCGGCTCCGCGTGAGACCGCGAGCCGCACCTCCACACCGCGCGCGTCGACGCGAGCCTCGAGCCGCACCTCGACAGCTCGCGGCTCCGCTTCCGTGGCGAAGCCCGTGCGCGTCGACCAGATGCGCCTCTACCACGTCACGCACGTGCGCAATCTGCCCTCGATTCTCGCCGGCGGCAGCATCCTGAGCGATGACCTGCTTCACGACGACGAACGGTCGGATGCCGCTCAGATCATGCTCTCCTCGGCCGAGAACCGCGCCGCCCGCCGCCGCATCACGATCGAGGACGCCGCCGTGTCGGCGTACGTTCCGCTGTTCCTCTCGCCTGACGCGGCGGTGTGGAGCAGCATCCGTTCCCGCACTCCCAACGTGCGCATCAGCGCGGAGGCCGCTCGTCTGGCGCCGAACGACTTCGTCATGCTCGTCACGAGCGTCGCGAGCCTTCGAGCCCTCGACGCGGAGGTCGTCGTCGCCGACGGCGACGCTGCCGCAGGGCTCACGCGCTTCGCCGCCGACCCAGTGCAGGCCGACCGCATGCTCGCGCGCTTCGCCCTCGATGCCGACGACGCGGCACAGAGCGCCGCCGAGGTTCTCGTGCGCGACGAGCTGCCGCTCACGGCCCTGTCGATGATCGGCGTGGCGAGCATCCAGCTGCGGGAGAAGGTCAAGCGGATGCTGGCCGACGCGGGGCTGCGCACAAAGGTCGCGACCTACCAGCCCTGGTTCGCGCCGAGCGCGTAG
- a CDS encoding HAD-IA family hydrolase, with translation MTLDLEQASTLLDRTFRGALFDMDGTLIDSTPAVIRSWTQLASEMGSTTRFEGGGHGRPARELLASVLPADQVEAALARVTELELADTDGVIALPGAGELLAGLPEHAWTIVTSCTLRLAEVRIAAAGIPRPDRFVTFDDVTKGKPDPEPFLTGAERLGVPATECVAFEDAPAGLEAARAAGCVTIAMVGTHAGAELDADIVLESLEQLEVERVPDGFRLSLTL, from the coding sequence GTGACACTCGATCTCGAGCAGGCGAGCACCCTTCTCGACCGCACGTTTCGCGGTGCGCTCTTCGACATGGACGGCACGCTCATCGATTCGACGCCCGCCGTCATCCGTTCCTGGACTCAGCTCGCGAGCGAGATGGGGTCGACGACCCGGTTCGAGGGCGGCGGCCACGGCCGCCCCGCGCGCGAGCTGCTCGCGTCGGTCCTTCCCGCGGATCAGGTCGAGGCGGCGCTCGCTCGCGTGACGGAACTCGAACTCGCCGACACCGACGGCGTCATCGCGCTGCCCGGAGCGGGCGAGCTGCTCGCGGGTCTTCCCGAGCATGCGTGGACGATCGTCACTTCCTGCACACTCCGGCTCGCCGAGGTGCGCATCGCGGCGGCCGGGATCCCCCGGCCCGATCGGTTCGTCACATTCGACGACGTCACGAAGGGCAAGCCCGACCCCGAGCCGTTCCTCACCGGCGCCGAGCGCCTCGGAGTGCCCGCGACGGAGTGCGTCGCGTTCGAGGATGCGCCCGCCGGTCTTGAGGCGGCACGCGCGGCGGGCTGCGTGACGATCGCGATGGTCGGCACGCACGCGGGGGCGGAGCTCGACGCCGACATCGTTCTCGAGAGTCTCGAGCAGCTCGAGGTCGAGCGCGTGCCGGACGGTTTCCGACTCTCCCTCACCCTCTGA
- a CDS encoding exonuclease SbcCD subunit D: MRILHTSDWHIGRTFHGHPTLEALEGVLDALADAVRERNVDLVIVAGDVFDSATPSADAYRLLTRALTGLRDAGATVVATSGNHDSAARLGFQSDFAALAGIHVLTREESLDTPVTLEDEHGPVHVYGIPYLEPALIRHRYPDETLKTHAHALDFAMRRIRADHDSRGGRAVVISHCFAQGVSDAATDVERDITSGGLDLVPAQVFDGVDYVALGHIHGRAQLADGIRYSGAPLHYSFSEAGKPRGGWLVDLDADGLGAVEWVDLPVPRPLTVLTGTLDELLANPEYAEFEKDWVSAVLTDTVRPIDGMRKLQGRFPHCATMVHEPSTVADHGTRSYAERIQQRSDSEIIGGFLEFVRNGEGPSDAEVDVLREVIGELAGKEQAA, translated from the coding sequence ATGCGAATCCTGCACACCTCCGACTGGCACATCGGGCGAACCTTCCACGGGCATCCGACCCTCGAGGCGCTCGAGGGCGTGCTCGACGCGCTCGCCGATGCCGTGCGCGAGCGCAACGTGGACCTCGTGATCGTGGCCGGCGACGTGTTCGACTCCGCAACCCCGTCCGCCGACGCCTACCGGCTGCTCACGCGCGCGCTCACGGGGTTGCGTGATGCCGGCGCGACAGTCGTCGCGACAAGCGGCAACCACGACTCGGCGGCACGCCTCGGCTTCCAGTCCGACTTCGCCGCGCTCGCCGGCATCCACGTGCTCACACGCGAGGAGAGCCTCGACACTCCGGTCACGCTCGAGGACGAGCACGGCCCGGTTCACGTCTACGGCATCCCGTACCTTGAGCCGGCCCTCATCCGGCACCGCTACCCGGACGAGACCCTCAAGACGCACGCGCACGCCCTCGACTTCGCGATGCGCCGCATTCGCGCCGACCACGACTCCCGCGGCGGCCGCGCCGTCGTCATCTCGCACTGCTTCGCGCAAGGCGTGTCGGATGCCGCTACCGACGTCGAGCGGGACATCACCTCCGGCGGACTCGACCTCGTGCCGGCTCAGGTGTTCGACGGCGTCGACTACGTCGCGCTCGGCCACATCCACGGCCGCGCGCAGCTCGCCGACGGCATCCGCTATTCGGGGGCCCCGCTGCATTACTCGTTCAGCGAAGCGGGAAAGCCGCGCGGCGGCTGGCTCGTCGACCTCGACGCCGACGGGCTCGGCGCGGTCGAGTGGGTCGACCTTCCCGTTCCCCGCCCGCTCACTGTGCTCACCGGCACGCTCGACGAGCTGCTCGCGAACCCGGAATACGCGGAATTCGAGAAGGACTGGGTGAGCGCCGTGCTCACCGACACCGTGCGGCCCATCGACGGAATGCGCAAGCTGCAGGGCCGGTTCCCGCACTGCGCCACAATGGTGCACGAGCCGAGCACGGTCGCCGACCACGGCACCCGCAGCTACGCCGAGCGCATCCAGCAGCGCAGCGACAGCGAGATCATCGGCGGCTTCCTCGAATTCGTGCGCAACGGCGAAGGTCCGAGCGACGCCGAGGTCGACGTTCTCCGCGAGGTCATCGGCGAGCTGGCGGGCAAGGAGCAGGCGGCGTGA
- a CDS encoding AAA family ATPase, with protein MKINRLEITGFGPYRGTQVVDFDTYADDGIFLITGKTGAGKSSILDAIAFALYDSVPRYDGTKGRLRSDHCAPDDPTSVSLEFTIGRERYRVTRSPEYDRPKARGTGMTTQKPTAQLDALDGGSWRGIAARPVDVAHELADLVGLTKDQFLQVILLAQNRFQKFLLAGSGERETVLRSLFGTSRFADYEEAVTQRRRDLEARLATARAHTEQLLADAAHALDAEPPEQDVTAWLEQQVLALGGRLAQTITAASAADARQRAAEAAHTEALELTRRQTRRAAAEENARDLAAIDDEIESKRAELQLAEQAERAWPYVTGARAAREEHAAAVTAVDRAREAYAAVRTDDLAAPDADTSDLDDAVTALAGRLALLDDVLEQENALPGLASAEADAAHRRTVAAEALDALTQRLAQLPEEIAAVAAELTTATVQAAGVDAARGELERFQAARAAAEQALAVTDELAAARATEAERVRENTNASLALQQLLDDRLAGHAAELAAELVDGEPCAVCGATQHPSPARREQEPVTEADIEAARETLARCETAKADAAREVSRLETRAAELRAATGDRDAAQLDAELEPARDALDRATAAAERVTELEARHAALVDERERGDADRDRLRSERDAHAGAESNARTEITRITSNVEAQRGEHLTITHAVAALTAARDAAQRLAEALRTRALRGDAVAEAERRLADALAEHGFANADAAVTARRAAADRETLRSSIRRHDDARATNAAILAEPELADLPAEAPDIAATAAALETAREARDAAHRDRDTLHERHTALVRTVTTISEKLAASAHVNREFETLQQLANTLAGKDPNTRRMRLESYVLAAELEQIVDAANARLRTMSGGRYTLEHDDAVQYRNVRSGLGLAIFDQHTGQARATHSLSGGETFLASLALALGLAEVVTARSGGITLDTLFIDEGFGSLDADTLEIAMATLDSLRAGGRTVGLISHVEGMKEQIPAKLRISVTDGGWSEISQDAA; from the coding sequence GTGAAGATCAACCGCCTCGAGATCACCGGATTCGGGCCCTACCGCGGCACGCAAGTGGTCGACTTCGACACGTACGCCGACGACGGCATCTTCCTCATCACGGGAAAGACCGGAGCAGGGAAGTCGAGCATCCTCGACGCCATCGCCTTCGCGCTCTACGACAGCGTGCCGCGCTACGACGGCACGAAAGGCCGGCTGCGCAGCGACCACTGCGCCCCCGACGACCCCACGAGCGTGAGCCTCGAGTTCACGATCGGACGGGAGCGATACCGCGTGACGCGCTCTCCCGAGTACGACCGGCCGAAAGCGCGCGGAACGGGCATGACGACGCAGAAGCCCACGGCGCAGCTCGACGCGCTCGACGGAGGATCCTGGCGCGGTATCGCGGCTCGCCCGGTCGACGTCGCACACGAGCTCGCCGACCTCGTCGGCCTCACGAAAGACCAGTTCCTTCAGGTCATCCTGCTTGCGCAGAACCGCTTCCAGAAATTCCTGCTCGCCGGCAGCGGCGAACGCGAGACCGTGCTGCGCAGCCTGTTCGGCACAAGCCGCTTCGCCGACTACGAAGAAGCCGTCACGCAGCGCCGACGCGACCTCGAGGCCCGCCTTGCGACCGCGCGAGCACACACCGAGCAGCTCCTCGCCGACGCCGCGCATGCCCTCGACGCCGAACCGCCCGAGCAGGACGTCACAGCGTGGCTCGAGCAGCAGGTGCTCGCCCTCGGCGGCCGGCTCGCACAGACGATCACCGCCGCCTCCGCGGCAGACGCTCGGCAGCGTGCGGCCGAAGCCGCGCACACCGAGGCGCTCGAGCTCACGCGTCGGCAGACGCGCCGTGCCGCCGCGGAGGAGAACGCTCGCGACCTCGCGGCCATTGACGACGAGATCGAGTCGAAGCGCGCCGAACTCCAGCTCGCCGAACAGGCGGAACGAGCCTGGCCCTACGTGACCGGCGCGCGAGCGGCCCGCGAGGAGCACGCTGCCGCCGTCACCGCGGTCGACCGGGCGCGTGAGGCGTACGCGGCCGTGCGCACCGATGACCTGGCCGCGCCCGACGCCGACACGAGCGACCTCGACGACGCCGTCACGGCGCTCGCCGGTCGCCTCGCGCTCCTCGACGATGTGCTCGAGCAGGAGAACGCGCTGCCCGGCCTCGCCTCGGCCGAGGCCGACGCCGCGCACCGCAGGACGGTCGCCGCCGAAGCACTCGACGCGCTCACGCAGCGGCTCGCCCAGCTGCCCGAGGAGATCGCCGCGGTCGCCGCCGAACTGACGACCGCCACCGTCCAGGCGGCCGGAGTCGACGCCGCGCGCGGCGAGCTCGAGCGGTTCCAGGCGGCCCGGGCCGCAGCCGAGCAGGCGCTCGCGGTCACCGACGAGCTCGCGGCCGCACGGGCGACGGAGGCAGAACGCGTGCGCGAGAACACCAACGCCTCGCTCGCGCTCCAGCAGCTGCTGGATGACCGTCTCGCGGGGCACGCGGCCGAGCTCGCGGCGGAGCTCGTCGACGGAGAGCCCTGCGCCGTGTGCGGCGCCACGCAGCATCCGTCCCCCGCCCGCCGGGAACAGGAGCCGGTGACGGAGGCCGACATCGAGGCGGCGCGCGAGACGCTCGCCCGATGCGAGACGGCGAAGGCGGATGCCGCTCGCGAGGTGTCCCGGCTCGAGACGCGCGCGGCGGAGCTGCGCGCCGCCACGGGTGACCGCGACGCTGCGCAGCTCGATGCCGAACTCGAGCCCGCACGCGACGCGCTCGATCGCGCGACCGCCGCCGCGGAACGGGTCACCGAACTCGAGGCTCGCCATGCGGCGCTTGTTGACGAACGCGAGCGCGGCGACGCCGACCGCGACAGGCTGCGCAGCGAGCGCGACGCGCACGCCGGCGCCGAGTCGAACGCGCGCACCGAGATCACCCGCATCACCTCGAACGTCGAGGCGCAGCGCGGCGAGCACCTCACCATCACGCACGCCGTCGCCGCGCTCACCGCCGCCCGCGACGCGGCGCAGCGCCTCGCCGAGGCGCTGCGCACACGCGCCCTGCGCGGCGACGCCGTCGCCGAGGCCGAGCGGCGACTCGCCGACGCCCTCGCCGAGCACGGCTTCGCGAACGCGGACGCGGCAGTGACCGCCCGGCGAGCCGCGGCCGATCGGGAGACGCTGCGCAGCAGCATCCGCCGCCACGACGACGCCCGCGCGACGAACGCGGCGATCCTCGCCGAGCCGGAACTCGCCGACCTGCCCGCCGAAGCACCCGACATTGCGGCGACCGCTGCCGCCCTCGAGACCGCGCGCGAGGCGCGCGACGCCGCCCACCGCGACCGCGACACCCTCCACGAACGGCACACCGCGCTTGTGCGAACAGTGACGACGATCAGCGAGAAGCTCGCGGCATCCGCTCACGTGAACCGCGAGTTCGAGACGCTGCAGCAACTCGCGAACACGCTCGCCGGCAAAGACCCCAACACGCGGCGCATGCGCCTCGAGAGCTATGTGCTCGCCGCCGAGCTCGAGCAGATCGTGGATGCCGCGAACGCGAGGCTCCGCACGATGTCGGGTGGCCGCTACACGCTCGAGCACGACGACGCCGTGCAGTACCGCAACGTGCGCTCGGGGCTCGGACTCGCGATCTTCGACCAGCACACGGGGCAAGCGCGCGCGACGCACTCGCTCTCGGGCGGCGAGACCTTCCTCGCCTCGCTCGCCCTCGCGCTCGGCCTCGCCGAGGTCGTCACGGCGCGCTCCGGCGGAATCACGCTCGACACCCTGTTCATCGACGAGGGCTTCGGCTCGCTCGACGCCGACACGCTCGAGATCGCGATGGCCACCCTCGACTCCCTGCGCGCCGGCGGTCGCACCGTCGGCCTCATCAGCCACGTCGAGGGAATGAAGGAGCAGATCCCCGCGAAGCTGCGCATCTCGGTCACCGACGGCGGCTGGAGCGAGATCAGCCAAGACGCCGCGTGA
- a CDS encoding sulfite exporter TauE/SafE family protein — MSALLPVIALALIGLVAGVGITAIGPGGVLVTIGLVALTPLAPDEVAGTAMLTNVATGIVGTIVFARSRHLADPDVKRLAVVLSVTAVVGTPLGVLLNRLLSPDAFGMLLAALVVIVAVLVLVRQHRSRTTDAAEQHAHARRPLGLAPTIGIGLAVAAVSGVFGVGGPMLSVPLLIVIGVSLLPALAASQVQSIVIAAVGSLGYLASGSIDLGLAALVGLPELLGVVLGWIVARHVSSRVLAFVLAAVLLATAPYIALAP, encoded by the coding sequence GTGAGCGCGCTTCTTCCCGTCATCGCGCTCGCGCTCATCGGGCTCGTCGCCGGCGTCGGCATCACGGCGATCGGCCCGGGCGGCGTGCTCGTCACGATCGGTCTCGTCGCTCTCACGCCGCTCGCTCCCGACGAGGTGGCCGGAACGGCGATGCTCACGAACGTCGCCACGGGCATCGTCGGCACGATCGTCTTCGCCCGGTCACGCCACCTCGCCGACCCCGACGTGAAGCGCCTCGCGGTCGTGCTGTCCGTGACCGCGGTCGTCGGCACGCCGCTCGGGGTGCTCCTCAACCGGCTGCTCTCCCCAGACGCGTTCGGGATGCTGCTCGCCGCCCTCGTCGTCATCGTCGCGGTGCTCGTCCTCGTGCGTCAGCACCGGTCGAGAACGACGGATGCCGCCGAGCAGCACGCCCACGCGCGGAGGCCGCTCGGCCTCGCGCCGACAATCGGGATCGGACTGGCGGTCGCGGCCGTGAGCGGCGTCTTCGGCGTCGGCGGCCCGATGCTGAGCGTGCCGCTGCTCATCGTCATCGGCGTGTCCTTGCTGCCAGCGCTCGCGGCGTCGCAAGTGCAGTCGATCGTCATCGCCGCCGTCGGCAGCCTCGGGTACCTGGCGTCGGGTTCCATCGACCTCGGCCTCGCCGCCCTCGTCGGCCTCCCCGAACTGCTCGGCGTCGTGCTCGGCTGGATCGTCGCCAGGCACGTGTCCTCCCGCGTGCTCGCGTTCGTGCTCGCCGCGGTGCTGCTCGCGACGGCGCCGTATATCGCGCTCGCCCCGTGA
- a CDS encoding DUF488 domain-containing protein — translation MPLLTFGHGRLERQELADLLRDARIERVVDVRRFPGSRANEAAARGQVPELLAEIGIAYRWDQRLGGRRRLDKHTPSPDTWWRVEAFRAYSAWTRGDEFQTALPDLVDDIGTARTAVMCSESVWWRCHRRIIADVVALGCGIPVEHLMHTGKLTAHEPSEGARVLEGTRLVWDDAG, via the coding sequence ATGCCTCTGCTCACGTTCGGTCATGGCCGCCTCGAGCGGCAGGAGCTCGCCGACCTGCTGCGCGACGCGCGCATCGAGCGCGTCGTCGACGTGCGCCGCTTCCCCGGAAGCCGCGCGAACGAGGCGGCCGCGCGCGGGCAGGTTCCCGAGCTGCTCGCCGAGATCGGCATCGCCTACCGCTGGGATCAGCGCCTCGGCGGGCGACGCCGACTCGACAAGCACACTCCGTCGCCCGACACCTGGTGGCGCGTCGAAGCGTTCCGCGCCTACTCCGCGTGGACGCGCGGCGACGAGTTCCAGACCGCCCTTCCTGATCTCGTCGACGACATCGGGACGGCGCGCACGGCCGTCATGTGCTCGGAGTCCGTCTGGTGGCGGTGTCACCGCCGCATCATCGCCGACGTCGTCGCGCTCGGCTGCGGCATCCCGGTCGAGCATCTCATGCACACCGGAAAGCTCACCGCGCACGAGCCAAGCGAAGGCGCGCGGGTGCTCGAGGGCACGCGGCTCGTCTGGGACGACGCCGGCTGA
- a CDS encoding GntR family transcriptional regulator gives MLEDGRPLFVQIAEQIENDILDGTYPEETPVPSTNELAAFLHINPATAAKGLNRLVDAGVLYKKRGIGMFVATGATRALIEDRQSSFAGEYISPLLREASKLDIGFDDLIAMITKEAKR, from the coding sequence ATGCTCGAGGATGGACGCCCGCTGTTCGTGCAGATCGCCGAGCAGATCGAGAACGACATCCTTGACGGGACGTACCCCGAAGAGACACCGGTGCCCTCGACGAACGAGCTCGCAGCGTTCCTCCACATCAATCCCGCCACGGCGGCGAAGGGTCTCAATCGCCTCGTCGACGCCGGAGTGCTCTACAAGAAGAGAGGCATCGGCATGTTCGTCGCCACGGGCGCCACGCGCGCGCTCATCGAAGACAGGCAGAGCTCCTTCGCCGGTGAATACATCAGCCCACTCCTGCGAGAGGCGTCGAAACTCGACATCGGGTTCGACGATCTCATCGCCATGATCACGAAAGAGGCGAAGCGATGA
- a CDS encoding AAA family ATPase, with amino-acid sequence MFAVAADVYPEWDAAFAAQLIEEFRLPEKRPIKKLSRGQLSAVGIIVGLASHAPLTFFDEPYLGLDAVARQLFYDRLLTDFAEHPRTIVLSTHHIDEAANLLEHVVVLDEGRVLLDADTDELRGRTLQVAGRADAVDAFVRDRDVPARERLGGLRSATITAEPGDAEAAERAGLTVSAVSLQNLIVHLTSGAAASVTAETAAA; translated from the coding sequence GTGTTCGCCGTCGCCGCCGACGTGTATCCCGAATGGGATGCCGCGTTCGCCGCACAGCTCATCGAGGAATTCCGACTGCCCGAGAAGCGACCCATCAAAAAGCTCTCGCGCGGTCAGCTGAGCGCCGTCGGCATCATCGTCGGCCTCGCCTCCCATGCGCCGCTCACCTTCTTCGACGAGCCCTACCTCGGGCTCGACGCCGTCGCGCGTCAGCTGTTCTACGACCGCCTGCTGACCGACTTCGCCGAGCACCCCCGCACGATCGTGCTCTCGACGCACCACATTGACGAGGCCGCGAACCTGCTCGAGCACGTCGTCGTCCTCGACGAGGGGCGCGTGCTCCTCGACGCCGACACCGACGAGCTTCGCGGTCGCACCCTCCAGGTCGCGGGCCGCGCGGATGCCGTCGACGCCTTCGTGCGCGACCGCGACGTTCCCGCCCGCGAGCGACTCGGCGGACTCCGCTCCGCCACCATCACCGCCGAGCCCGGCGACGCCGAAGCCGCCGAGCGCGCGGGGCTCACGGTGTCCGCGGTGTCCCTGCAGAACCTCATCGTCCACCTGACCTCGGGGGCGGCGGCATCCGTCACGGCCGAGACCGCGGCCGCCTAA
- a CDS encoding HNH endonuclease signature motif containing protein, whose amino-acid sequence MVEEISEQYALLAVVQAQVSTMLADLLDHATANRDLFVASDTDTTKTQEVVRSALAGELAAKMRLSQPMITSMLGTAETLTTELPATLEALGEGVITYQHARTLIDQATGLSTQDRAAFEQVALKLAKTSTPPQFKNKALALRESLHPETSTERHEAAAEDRRVEHWNAPDGMGWLALYAPVEVTQSIFNACHTTAKSLRKTGDQRTIGQLTADVFTDAAMLGLTTGIGTGGSSDDSGEGAGVPVFAGRDGAIRPTVHVTVPVMTLLGHSEEPAELDGYGPINPETARRLAAQAPSFTRLLTHPETGAVLSVGRDRYAVPADLRKTIEVRDKVCGFPGCNRSARQCDVDHILAWQDGGETDLENLNCLCRRHHVLKHSSTWQVQRDDDGTIIWTSPLGQKYRIRRSTNVGFVPLDECDETPEPDIDDEESENDGFAEDAPNPDGESWFTDTKTDEADAADDADATDGKDYPENPLF is encoded by the coding sequence ATGGTCGAAGAGATCTCCGAACAGTACGCGTTGCTGGCGGTCGTGCAGGCGCAGGTGTCCACGATGCTCGCGGATCTTCTGGACCACGCGACGGCGAACCGTGACCTGTTCGTCGCCTCCGACACGGACACGACGAAGACGCAGGAGGTTGTGCGTTCCGCCCTCGCCGGGGAACTGGCGGCGAAGATGCGGTTGTCGCAGCCGATGATCACCTCGATGCTCGGCACCGCCGAAACCCTCACCACGGAACTCCCCGCCACCCTGGAAGCACTCGGTGAGGGGGTGATCACATATCAGCACGCGCGCACGCTCATCGATCAGGCCACCGGGCTCTCCACACAGGATCGGGCGGCGTTCGAGCAGGTCGCCCTCAAGCTGGCGAAAACCTCCACCCCGCCGCAGTTCAAGAACAAGGCCCTCGCCCTGCGCGAGAGCCTGCACCCGGAAACCAGTACCGAACGCCACGAAGCGGCAGCGGAAGATCGGCGAGTGGAGCACTGGAACGCTCCCGACGGAATGGGCTGGCTCGCCCTCTACGCCCCCGTCGAGGTAACCCAGAGCATATTCAACGCCTGCCACACCACCGCCAAAAGCCTCCGCAAAACCGGCGATCAGCGCACCATCGGGCAACTCACCGCCGACGTGTTCACCGACGCCGCCATGCTCGGGCTCACCACCGGGATCGGCACCGGCGGCAGCAGTGACGACAGCGGTGAGGGGGCCGGTGTTCCCGTCTTCGCCGGCCGTGATGGAGCGATCCGGCCGACGGTGCACGTGACCGTCCCGGTGATGACCCTCCTCGGCCACAGTGAGGAACCGGCAGAACTCGACGGGTACGGGCCGATCAACCCCGAGACCGCCCGCCGGCTCGCCGCCCAAGCGCCAAGCTTCACAAGGCTGCTCACCCACCCCGAAACCGGAGCCGTCCTCTCCGTCGGACGCGACCGCTACGCCGTCCCCGCCGACCTGCGAAAGACCATCGAAGTCAGAGACAAGGTCTGCGGCTTCCCCGGCTGCAACCGGTCGGCCAGGCAATGTGATGTGGACCACATCCTCGCCTGGCAGGACGGAGGTGAGACCGACCTCGAGAACCTCAATTGCCTGTGCCGACGCCACCACGTACTCAAACACTCAAGCACCTGGCAGGTCCAACGCGACGACGACGGGACCATCATCTGGACCTCACCCCTCGGACAGAAGTACCGCATCCGACGCTCCACCAATGTCGGATTCGTACCCCTCGACGAATGCGACGAGACTCCCGAACCCGACATCGACGACGAGGAAAGCGAGAACGACGGCTTCGCCGAAGACGCGCCGAATCCCGACGGCGAGAGCTGGTTCACCGACACCAAAACCGACGAAGCCGATGCAGCCGACGACGCTGACGCGACCGACGGCAAGGACTACCCGGAGAACCCGCTCTTCTAG
- a CDS encoding DUF503 domain-containing protein gives MWIGWIEFDLLLGDVHSLKEKRSTVRPILAEIKRRFEVSVAEVGHLDLHRRAAVGVSVVSAHSSHVTEVLDGVERMVAARPEIELLSARRRLHRSED, from the coding sequence ATGTGGATTGGTTGGATCGAGTTCGACCTGTTGTTGGGGGATGTGCACTCGCTCAAGGAGAAGCGTTCCACCGTGCGCCCGATTCTGGCTGAGATCAAGCGTCGCTTCGAGGTCTCGGTCGCGGAGGTCGGGCACCTTGATCTGCACCGGCGCGCAGCCGTCGGAGTGAGCGTGGTCAGCGCTCACAGTAGCCACGTGACGGAAGTACTCGACGGTGTCGAGCGAATGGTCGCAGCCCGGCCCGAAATCGAGTTACTGTCCGCTCGCAGGCGGCTTCATCGCAGCGAGGACTGA